The Theropithecus gelada isolate Dixy chromosome 11, Tgel_1.0, whole genome shotgun sequence genome includes a region encoding these proteins:
- the LUM gene encoding lumican isoform X3 — protein sequence MSLSAFTLFLALIGGTGGQYYDYDFPLSIYGQSSPNCAPECNCPESYPSAMYCDELKLKSVPMVPPGIKYLYLRNNQIDHIDEKAFENVTDLQWLILDHNLLENSKIKGRVFSKLKQLKKLHINYNNLTESVGPLPKSLEDLQLTHNKITKLGSFEGLVNLTFIHLQHNRLKEDAVSAALRGLKSLEYLDLSFNQIAKLPSGLPVSLLTLYLDNNKISNIPDEYFKRFNALQYLRLSHNELADSGIPGNSFNVSSLVELDLSYNKLKNIPTVNENLENYYLEVNQLESK from the coding sequence ATGAGTCTAAGTGCATTTACTCTCTTCCTGGCATTGATTGGTGGTACCGGTGGCCAGTACTATGATTATGATTTTCCCCTATCAATTTATGGGCAATCATCACCAAACTGTGCACCAGAATGTAACTGCCCTGAAAGCTACCCAAGTGCCATGTACTGTGATGAGCTGAAATTGAAAAGTGTACCAATGGTGCCTCCTGGAATCAAGTATCTTTACCTTAGGAATAACCAGATTGACCATATTGATGAAAAGGCCTTTGAGAATGTAACTGATCTGCAGTGGCTCATTCTAGATCACAACCTTCTAGAAAACTCCAAGATAAAAGGGAGAGTTTTCTCTAAATTGAAACAACTGAAGAAGCTGCATATAAACTACAACAACCTGACAGAGTCTGTGGGCCCACTTCCCAAATCTCTGGAGGATCTGCAGCTTACTCATAACAAGATCACAAAGCTGGGCTCTTTTGAAGGACTGGTAAACCTGACCTTCATCCATCTCCAACACAATCGGCTGAAAGAGGATGCTGTTTCAGCTGCTTTAAGAGGTCTTAAATCACTCGAATACCTTGACTTGAGCTTCAATCAGATAGCCAAACTGCCTTCTggtctccctgtctctcttctAACTCTCTACTTAGACAACAATAAGATCAGCAACATCCCTGATGAGTATTTCAAGCGTTTTAATGCATTGCAGTATCTGCGTTTGTCCCACAATGAACTGGCTGATAGTGGAATACCTGGAAATTCTTTCAATGTGTCATCCCTGGTTGAGCTGGATCTGTCCTATAACAAGCTCAAAAACATACCAACCGTCAATGAAAACCTTGAAAACTATTACCTGGAGGTCAATCAACTTGAGAGTAAGTAA
- the LUM gene encoding lumican isoform X2 produces MSLSAFTLFLALIGGTGGQYYDYDFPLSIYGQSSPNCAPECNCPESYPSAMYCDELKLKSVPMVPPGIKYLYLRNNQIDHIDEKAFENVTDLQWLILDHNLLENSKIKGRVFSKLKQLKKLHINYNNLTESVGPLPKSLEDLQLTHNKITKLGSFEGLVNLTFIHLQHNRLKEDAVSAALRGLKSLEYLDLSFNQIAKLPSGLPVSLLTLYLDNNKISNIPDEYFKRFNALQYLRLSHNELADSGIPGNSFNVSSLVELDLSYNKLKNIPTVNENLENYYLEVNQLESKV; encoded by the coding sequence ATGAGTCTAAGTGCATTTACTCTCTTCCTGGCATTGATTGGTGGTACCGGTGGCCAGTACTATGATTATGATTTTCCCCTATCAATTTATGGGCAATCATCACCAAACTGTGCACCAGAATGTAACTGCCCTGAAAGCTACCCAAGTGCCATGTACTGTGATGAGCTGAAATTGAAAAGTGTACCAATGGTGCCTCCTGGAATCAAGTATCTTTACCTTAGGAATAACCAGATTGACCATATTGATGAAAAGGCCTTTGAGAATGTAACTGATCTGCAGTGGCTCATTCTAGATCACAACCTTCTAGAAAACTCCAAGATAAAAGGGAGAGTTTTCTCTAAATTGAAACAACTGAAGAAGCTGCATATAAACTACAACAACCTGACAGAGTCTGTGGGCCCACTTCCCAAATCTCTGGAGGATCTGCAGCTTACTCATAACAAGATCACAAAGCTGGGCTCTTTTGAAGGACTGGTAAACCTGACCTTCATCCATCTCCAACACAATCGGCTGAAAGAGGATGCTGTTTCAGCTGCTTTAAGAGGTCTTAAATCACTCGAATACCTTGACTTGAGCTTCAATCAGATAGCCAAACTGCCTTCTggtctccctgtctctcttctAACTCTCTACTTAGACAACAATAAGATCAGCAACATCCCTGATGAGTATTTCAAGCGTTTTAATGCATTGCAGTATCTGCGTTTGTCCCACAATGAACTGGCTGATAGTGGAATACCTGGAAATTCTTTCAATGTGTCATCCCTGGTTGAGCTGGATCTGTCCTATAACAAGCTCAAAAACATACCAACCGTCAATGAAAACCTTGAAAACTATTACCTGGAGGTCAATCAACTTGAGAGTAA